In Thalassophryne amazonica chromosome 14, fThaAma1.1, whole genome shotgun sequence, one DNA window encodes the following:
- the acod1 gene encoding cis-aconitate decarboxylase, producing MLRKGVTESFGAAVATLSSAQLTDTVIHRSKRMILDTLGVGLLGTRTSVFNKTLMYSQLFHSKERSCVWGKSDVTLPPLFAAFVNGIAVHSMDFDDTWHPATHPSGAVLPALLALAEMLPIRPSGLDLLLAFNVGIEVQGRLLRFSEEAYNIPKRFHPPTVVGVMGSAASSSKLLGLSPAQCSHALAIAASSAGAPLANTTTQTKPLHAGNAARRGLEAAQLASMGVKGNPAILDLPSGFGVYYTDYSPTPMTGSGGFRWILEDQDVAIKSIPAHLAMHWVVDAALAARAKLERSVGNFDLDSIKHVTLRVPPSRYIDCPAPTTEHQARHSFQFNACSALLDNKVTVASFGEEQIKRLALKELLSKVTVETPEDNQPSFDQMYCEVVIETKQGLWSTNKCDTFYGHWRKPLTQEDLVEKFRANASTALCLEGVDGLIDVIGNMEAAAECSPLTSYLTMARSPCELLYMTTL from the exons ATGCTACGGAAG GGTGTCACAGAGAGCTTTGGTGCAGCTGTCGCTACCCTCAGCTCGGCTCAGCTGACGGACACTGTGATTCACAGGAGCAAAAGGATGATCCTGGACACCCTGGGTGTTGGACTGCTGGGAACCAGAACGTCAGTCTTCAACAAGACCCTCATGTACAGTCAG TTGTTCCATTCTAAGGAGAGaagctgtgtttggggaaaatCAGACGTAACTCTCCCACCTCTGTTTGCTGCATTCGTTAACGGCATTGCT GTTCACTCCATGGACTTTGACGACACCTGGCACCCTGCGACTCACCCCTCGGGAGCGGTCCTGCCGGCCCTGCTCGCGCTGGCAGAGATGCTGCCCATCCGGCCCTCTGGTCTGGATCTGCTGCTGGCCTTCAATGTGGGCATTGAGGTGCAAGGACGACTCTTGAGATTCTCCGAGGAGGCCTacaacatccccaaaag ATTCCACCCTCCCACCGTTGTCGGCGTGATGGGCAGCGCAGCTTCCTCGTCCAAATTGTTGGGTCTGTCTCCTGCTCAGTGCAGCCACGCTTTGGCGATCGCTGCTTCTTCTGCCGGCGCCCCTTTGGCCAACACCACCACACAGACCAAACCTCTGCACGCAGGGAACGCTGCACGGAGAGGCCTGGAAGCCGCTCAGCTCGCCAGTATGGGTGTAAAGGGGAATCCAGCCATCCTGGACCTGCCGTCTGGGTTCGGGGTTTACTACACGGACTACAGTCCTACACCAATGACAGGATCCGGTGGGTTTAGATGGATTCTGGAGGATCAGGATGTGGCCATCAAGAGCATCCCTGCCCACCTGGCGATGCACTGGGTTGTAGACGCGGCCCTGGCAGCTCGTGCAAAATTAGAGCGTAGCGTCGGGAACTTTGACCTCGACAGCATCAAACACGTGACGCTACGAGTTCCTCCCTCCAGGTACATTGACTGCCCCGCCCCCACCACCGAGCACCAGGCCAGACACTCCTTCCAGTTCAACGCCTGCTCGGCCCTGTTGGATAACAAAGTGACTGTGGCTTCTTTTGGCGAAGAGCAGATAAAGCGACTGGCGCTGAAGGAGCTTCTGTCCAAGGTCACGGTAGAGACGCCTGAAGACAACCAGCCCAGCTTTGACCAGATGTACTGTGAGGTTGTGATCGAAACCAAGCAGGGTCTGTGGAGCACAAACAAATGTGATACCTTTTACGGACACTGGAGGAAGCCGCTGACTCAGGAAGACCTGGTTGAGAAATTTCGAGCCAACGCTTCCACCGCACTGTGCTTGGAGGGCGTGGACGGATTGATCGATGTGATCGGAAACATGGAGGCGGCCGCAGAATGCTCACCTTTGACCTCTTATCTGACAATGGCAAGAAGTCCGTGTGAGCTGCTGTACATGACCACTTTGTGA